A portion of the Gemmatimonadaceae bacterium genome contains these proteins:
- a CDS encoding MtrB/PioB family outer membrane beta-barrel protein, which translates to MGNRLMLSTAALVLAFTGVARAQQTAAAPDTAPAISGWFDLGYRGSSVDGDKARWERYRDLRDGLLTRMDAGKENEKSALRFSAANIGYHDQQYVADYNNYGKLKVTAMWNSTPLNYGYNTLTPWKDQGGNVWTLDAAARTQVQNKAAGVLGIGTNAAAYNQASIYRGLATVFPMQSRRDVMSIGMKYRLTDVAGLNLAFSSTKKSGNQPYGASFAFNDGNELPMTLDNRTNDLTAGFEWARASTGMLRVAWDGSWFKNQFQSLTWDNPLRATNFTNGKLPPLGPYDPSGYSNGNGPAFGRLALPPSNSLNTLSAIGLFKMPGHSTLNGQLSLTTMKQNEELIPWTTNPMIANAAVYAVFPALKSLERSTAEAEVRGINALLNYTTRPNDYFAFDMRYRYNDHQNLTPHFDAVEYVRFDAVPEETGTETEHFNIRRNTFETGATFTMLRNAAIKLGYILDDVKRDGRAFSDMTDYTFRVSVDTYGNQYAMLRGLYENTRRVGNGFSEERIEEGGAQPGLRFYDEADSDRNKGTLILSVTPNEKMELGFSLAAGKDVYKGEGHDFGLLDNTNSAYSVTLAFYPTDAINIGGNFGYEKFSSMQKARNANPFSGVAGRYESWLDPNRDWNLDNDEKVKNAGLYLDLIKAMPNTDIRFSYDYSDSDNAFIHSGPRIQALSTNTALTAGDSKPCAAGLTSCFEALPHVTNTWHQMKVDVKRMFRPKVGVGVGYWYEKFDITDFATRDLADGTPRIDPLGAITTGYGNRPYKGQTGTVRLIFMF; encoded by the coding sequence ATGGGCAACAGACTAATGCTTTCGACCGCGGCGCTCGTGCTCGCCTTCACAGGCGTGGCGCGCGCACAGCAAACCGCCGCAGCTCCGGACACGGCTCCGGCGATCTCCGGATGGTTCGATCTCGGGTATCGCGGCTCGTCCGTTGACGGCGACAAAGCTCGATGGGAGCGTTACCGCGATTTGCGGGACGGCCTCCTGACTAGAATGGATGCCGGCAAGGAGAACGAGAAGTCCGCGCTCCGGTTCAGCGCCGCGAACATCGGCTACCACGATCAGCAATACGTGGCCGACTACAACAACTACGGCAAGTTGAAGGTGACGGCGATGTGGAATTCGACTCCACTGAACTACGGCTACAACACGCTGACGCCGTGGAAGGACCAGGGCGGCAACGTCTGGACGTTGGACGCGGCGGCGCGCACTCAGGTGCAGAACAAGGCGGCCGGCGTGCTCGGCATCGGCACCAACGCGGCGGCCTACAACCAGGCCTCGATCTACCGCGGCCTCGCCACCGTGTTCCCGATGCAGTCGCGTCGCGACGTCATGAGCATCGGGATGAAGTACCGGCTGACCGATGTGGCGGGCCTGAACCTGGCGTTCAGCTCCACGAAGAAGAGCGGCAACCAGCCCTACGGCGCGTCGTTCGCATTCAACGACGGCAACGAACTGCCGATGACGCTCGACAACCGGACGAACGACCTGACGGCCGGGTTCGAATGGGCCAGGGCCAGCACCGGCATGCTCCGCGTGGCGTGGGATGGCTCCTGGTTCAAGAACCAGTTCCAGTCACTCACGTGGGACAACCCGCTGCGGGCCACCAACTTCACCAACGGTAAGCTGCCCCCACTCGGTCCGTACGACCCGAGTGGCTACAGTAACGGCAACGGCCCGGCTTTCGGCCGGCTGGCGCTGCCGCCGAGCAACAGCCTCAACACATTGAGCGCCATCGGCCTCTTCAAGATGCCGGGCCACAGCACCCTCAACGGGCAGCTGTCGCTGACGACGATGAAGCAGAACGAGGAGCTGATTCCGTGGACGACGAACCCCATGATCGCGAACGCCGCGGTGTACGCGGTGTTCCCGGCCCTCAAGTCGCTGGAGCGCTCGACCGCGGAAGCGGAAGTCCGCGGCATTAACGCCCTGCTCAACTACACCACGCGGCCGAACGATTACTTCGCGTTCGACATGCGGTATCGCTACAACGATCACCAGAACCTGACGCCGCACTTCGACGCGGTGGAGTACGTGCGCTTCGACGCGGTCCCGGAGGAAACGGGCACCGAGACGGAGCACTTCAACATCCGCCGGAACACGTTCGAGACGGGCGCCACGTTCACGATGCTGCGTAACGCGGCGATCAAGCTGGGCTACATTCTCGACGACGTGAAGCGCGACGGCCGGGCGTTCAGCGACATGACCGACTACACGTTCCGCGTGTCAGTGGACACCTATGGGAATCAGTACGCGATGCTCCGCGGCCTCTACGAGAACACCCGCCGCGTCGGCAACGGGTTCTCCGAAGAGAGGATCGAAGAGGGCGGCGCGCAACCGGGCCTCCGCTTCTACGACGAGGCCGATAGCGACCGCAACAAGGGCACACTGATTCTGTCCGTGACGCCGAACGAAAAGATGGAACTCGGCTTCTCGCTGGCGGCCGGCAAGGATGTCTACAAGGGCGAAGGCCACGACTTCGGCCTGCTGGACAACACCAACTCGGCGTACAGCGTCACGCTCGCGTTCTATCCCACCGACGCGATCAACATCGGCGGCAACTTCGGCTACGAGAAGTTCAGCTCGATGCAAAAGGCGCGCAACGCCAACCCGTTCTCGGGCGTGGCGGGAAGGTATGAGAGCTGGCTGGATCCGAACCGCGACTGGAACCTCGACAACGACGAGAAGGTCAAAAACGCCGGCCTCTATCTCGACCTGATCAAGGCGATGCCGAACACCGACATCCGATTCAGCTACGACTACAGCGACTCGGACAACGCGTTCATCCACAGCGGGCCGCGCATCCAGGCCCTGTCGACCAACACGGCGCTCACGGCCGGCGACAGCAAGCCATGCGCGGCGGGTCTCACGTCCTGCTTCGAAGCGCTGCCGCATGTGACCAACACGTGGCATCAGATGAAGGTGGATGTGAAGCGCATGTTCCGACCGAAGGTGGGCGTGGGCGTGGGCTATTGGTACGAGAAATTCGATATCACCGACTTCGCCACGAGGGACCTGGCGGATGGCACGCCGCGCATTGATCCGCTCGGCGCGATCACGACGGGCTACGGCAACCGCCCGTATAAAGGCCAGACCGGCACGGTGCGGTTGATCTTCATGTTCTAG
- a CDS encoding DmsE family decaheme c-type cytochrome, translating to MPEPPASAAGATIVGTEACLECHDDKMASFRKTLHSKAADPRTPAAGQGCESCHGPGSKHADDPEKFKPRQFNKISADEASAVCTTCHASGEHALWAGSKHEARRVSCTACHSVHNSKGAKLMKTETQPKLCATCHQNIVSKLNRFNHMPVREDKLVCSSCHNTHGSANVKMLKTGTTIDQACASCHTEKRGPTLWEHAPVSNSCVTCHDPHGSSNERMLVSKVPFLCQRCHVTSRHPPTVYDGFVIKTSSNANKITGRGCVICHSQIHGSNSPNGKALLR from the coding sequence GTGCCTGAGCCTCCGGCTTCGGCAGCCGGCGCGACGATTGTCGGCACGGAAGCCTGCCTGGAGTGTCACGATGACAAGATGGCAAGCTTCCGCAAGACCCTTCATAGCAAGGCCGCCGACCCCAGGACACCGGCCGCGGGGCAGGGCTGCGAGTCCTGTCACGGCCCGGGCAGCAAACACGCCGATGATCCGGAGAAGTTCAAGCCGCGCCAGTTCAACAAGATCAGCGCCGACGAGGCGTCGGCGGTGTGCACGACCTGTCACGCGTCAGGCGAGCACGCCCTCTGGGCGGGCAGCAAGCACGAAGCCCGCCGCGTGTCCTGCACGGCGTGCCATAGCGTGCACAACTCGAAGGGCGCGAAGCTGATGAAGACGGAGACGCAGCCGAAGCTTTGCGCAACCTGCCACCAGAACATCGTCAGCAAGCTGAACCGGTTCAACCACATGCCGGTTCGCGAAGACAAGCTGGTGTGCTCGTCGTGCCACAACACGCACGGCTCGGCCAACGTGAAGATGCTGAAGACCGGCACCACGATTGATCAGGCCTGCGCGAGCTGTCACACCGAAAAGCGCGGACCGACCCTCTGGGAACACGCGCCGGTCAGCAACTCCTGCGTGACCTGCCACGATCCGCACGGATCGAGCAACGAACGCATGCTCGTGTCGAAAGTGCCCTTCCTCTGCCAGCGTTGCCACGTCACCTCGCGACACCCACCAACGGTGTACGACGGGTTCGTCATCAAGACCTCGTCGAACGCCAACAAGATCACGGGCCGTGGATGCGTGATCTGCCACTCGCAGATCCATGGATCCAATTCGCCCAATGGCAAGGCTTTACTACGCTAA
- a CDS encoding multiheme c-type cytochrome, translated as MKRTLSLLALAASVVSTANMAGAQAGGHTYVGAKACGLCHKAEKKGNQLGVWQKSKHAKAYTTLTTEAANDIAKAKGITTPAAEAPACLKCHAIVGDAKADIKDGVQCETCHGPGSDYKSLTVMKAKGKAVAAGMKEYKDKAAIEKQCRTCHNEKSPTAKEFKFEERWAKIKHPVLTSP; from the coding sequence ATGAAGCGCACACTTTCACTTCTCGCGCTGGCGGCGAGTGTGGTCTCCACGGCGAACATGGCCGGAGCACAGGCGGGGGGCCACACATATGTTGGCGCCAAAGCATGCGGCCTGTGCCACAAGGCCGAAAAGAAGGGGAACCAGCTCGGCGTCTGGCAAAAGTCGAAGCACGCGAAAGCATATACGACGCTGACGACGGAGGCGGCGAACGACATCGCCAAGGCAAAAGGGATCACGACGCCCGCCGCTGAAGCACCAGCGTGCCTCAAGTGCCACGCCATCGTCGGCGATGCCAAGGCGGACATCAAGGACGGCGTGCAGTGCGAAACGTGCCACGGTCCCGGTTCGGATTACAAGAGCCTGACTGTGATGAAGGCCAAGGGCAAGGCCGTCGCGGCCGGGATGAAGGAGTACAAGGACAAAGCGGCGATCGAAAAGCAGTGCCGCACATGTCACAACGAGAAGAGCCCGACGGCGAAGGAGTTCAAATTCGAAGAGCGCTGGGCGAAGATCAAGCATCCTGTACTGACGAGTCCGTAA
- a CDS encoding cytochrome b/b6 domain-containing protein, with the protein MKQRVFVLALFAGGLFQLSATSALAQTRADCLTCHSDSALSKEGPGKKTISLHTDEAVLNKSTHARLACVACHTGFNPDDLPHKARIEPVACVRCHAGAVSRHPFHPELAKAVSSHQEPGVACKDCHGTHDVESLKMAGSKFSAGRLTESCGSCHELEAQHFPVSAHGKALAASVKGAPNCLTCHRGAIAFVAGTADSLSVKRAQEQLCLSCHLDNPDVRARTSPTAGFIGAYDNSVHGAALQKGNARAANCVSCHGSHDMKKGTDPGSFVNRANIPATCAQCHADIAKTFGQSVHGVAVAKGNSDAPVCTTCHGEHTILGPSDPRSRVAAKNVSAQVCSPCHASVLLSAKYGLNSDRFRTFTDSYHGLASRGGSVAVANCASCHSAHDIKPSSDPTSSVNKANLAVTCGRCHPGANERFAIGSVHISLTAQKEPLLYWVATAYIILIVVIVGGMLVHNALDFVKKSKRLLMVRRGLAEEERVGHALYLRMSLGERLQHGILLVSFITLVITGFALKFPEAWWVAPLQRVSPSIFSVRSIVHRIAGVVMVLVSIYHCYYLFFVPRGKQLLRDLLPTRQDFRDAFTVMRFNLGMSTVRARFGRFSYIEKTEYWALVWGTILMGATGAILWFDNTFIGLLTKLGWDVARTIHYYEAWLATLAIIVWHMYFVVFNPDVYPMNLAWWKGTLTEREMHEEHPLELERLKENDAARANAGDDDPDDRSA; encoded by the coding sequence ATGAAGCAACGCGTATTTGTTCTTGCGTTGTTCGCTGGAGGCCTCTTTCAACTGAGTGCAACGTCGGCTCTCGCACAGACGAGAGCCGATTGCCTCACCTGTCACAGCGATTCAGCCCTTTCCAAAGAAGGCCCCGGCAAGAAGACGATCTCGCTTCATACCGACGAAGCGGTTCTCAACAAGTCGACGCACGCGCGCCTCGCGTGCGTCGCTTGTCATACGGGGTTCAACCCGGACGACCTGCCGCACAAAGCCAGGATTGAGCCGGTCGCGTGCGTGCGTTGCCACGCCGGCGCGGTGTCCAGGCATCCGTTTCACCCGGAGCTCGCGAAGGCCGTCAGCAGCCACCAGGAACCGGGCGTGGCGTGCAAGGATTGCCACGGCACGCACGACGTCGAGTCACTCAAGATGGCCGGCTCGAAGTTCTCCGCGGGGCGTCTCACCGAATCGTGCGGATCGTGCCACGAGCTCGAAGCGCAGCACTTTCCAGTATCCGCGCACGGCAAGGCGCTCGCGGCAAGTGTCAAAGGCGCGCCAAACTGCCTGACGTGCCATCGCGGCGCGATCGCCTTCGTCGCTGGCACGGCCGATTCGCTCTCGGTCAAACGGGCCCAGGAGCAGCTCTGCCTGTCGTGTCATCTCGACAATCCCGATGTGCGGGCGCGGACATCGCCGACGGCGGGGTTCATTGGCGCCTACGACAACAGCGTGCATGGCGCCGCGCTGCAAAAAGGCAATGCCAGGGCCGCGAACTGCGTGAGCTGCCACGGCAGCCACGACATGAAGAAGGGCACCGACCCCGGCTCGTTCGTCAACCGAGCCAACATTCCGGCGACGTGCGCGCAGTGCCACGCCGACATCGCGAAAACGTTCGGGCAGAGCGTCCACGGCGTGGCGGTGGCGAAGGGCAATTCCGACGCCCCCGTCTGTACGACGTGCCACGGCGAGCACACGATTCTTGGCCCGTCCGATCCCCGGTCCCGCGTCGCGGCGAAAAATGTCTCCGCGCAGGTCTGCTCGCCCTGTCATGCGTCGGTCCTGCTGTCGGCCAAGTACGGGCTCAATAGCGACCGGTTTCGTACGTTCACCGACAGCTATCACGGGCTGGCGAGCCGCGGTGGGTCCGTCGCGGTCGCCAACTGTGCCAGCTGCCACAGCGCCCACGACATCAAGCCGTCGAGCGATCCGACGTCGAGCGTCAACAAGGCGAATCTCGCCGTCACGTGCGGCAGGTGCCACCCGGGTGCCAACGAGCGATTCGCGATTGGCTCCGTGCACATCTCGCTGACCGCGCAAAAGGAGCCGCTTCTCTACTGGGTCGCGACGGCATACATCATTCTCATCGTCGTGATCGTCGGCGGCATGCTCGTGCACAACGCCCTCGACTTTGTCAAGAAGTCAAAGCGACTACTGATGGTGCGCCGCGGCCTGGCCGAAGAGGAGCGCGTGGGACATGCGCTGTATCTCCGCATGTCACTCGGCGAACGACTACAACACGGGATACTGCTGGTGAGTTTCATCACGCTCGTCATCACGGGGTTCGCGTTGAAGTTCCCCGAGGCATGGTGGGTGGCGCCGCTGCAGCGCGTCAGCCCGTCGATATTCTCCGTCCGGAGCATCGTGCATCGCATCGCCGGCGTGGTGATGGTCCTCGTGAGCATCTATCACTGCTACTATCTGTTCTTCGTCCCGCGCGGAAAGCAGCTGCTGCGCGACCTGCTGCCGACGCGCCAGGATTTCCGCGACGCGTTCACCGTGATGCGTTTCAACCTTGGCATGTCGACGGTCCGAGCGCGATTCGGGCGCTTCAGCTACATCGAAAAGACCGAGTACTGGGCTCTCGTGTGGGGCACCATTCTCATGGGAGCCACCGGGGCGATCCTCTGGTTCGACAACACCTTCATCGGCTTGCTCACGAAGCTTGGATGGGACGTCGCGCGCACAATCCACTACTACGAGGCCTGGCTCGCGACGCTCGCGATCATCGTGTGGCACATGTACTTCGTGGTTTTCAACCCCGATGTGTACCCGATGAACCTGGCGTGGTGGAAGGGAACGCTGACGGAACGGGAGATGCACGAGGAACATCCGCTCGAACTGGAGCGGCTGAAAGAAAACGATGCTGCGCGCGCGAACGCCGGGGATGACGATCCGGACGATCGTTCGGCGTGA